Proteins encoded in a region of the Spiroplasma endosymbiont of Amphimallon solstitiale genome:
- the rimM gene encoding ribosome maturation factor RimM (Essential for efficient processing of 16S rRNA): MSFKMKYLELGTIVNTHGLIGEVKVLCNYYGNKFSWKEKTTVYLEETKQLTPLIISRVRNHKQFLLLTFENYNTIELVEGMKNKNLVINTEEIINDNLPWFYEDILNYEAFDANNNAFLGKVIAFLDNNHQGLWEIKMTNKKTFFIPNNKVFINKINKEEQKVYFNIIEGLINND, translated from the coding sequence ATGAGTTTTAAGATGAAATATTTAGAGTTAGGTACTATTGTTAATACTCATGGTCTTATTGGTGAAGTTAAGGTTTTATGTAATTATTATGGTAATAAATTTTCATGAAAAGAAAAAACAACAGTTTATTTAGAAGAAACTAAACAACTAACACCTTTAATTATTTCAAGAGTAAGAAATCATAAGCAGTTTTTATTATTAACATTTGAAAATTATAATACTATTGAGTTAGTAGAAGGTATGAAAAATAAAAATTTAGTTATTAATACTGAAGAAATAATTAATGACAACTTACCTTGATTTTATGAAGATATTCTAAATTATGAAGCATTTGATGCTAATAATAATGCTTTTTTAGGAAAAGTTATTGCTTTCTTGGATAATAATCATCAAGGTTTATGAGAAATAAAAATGACTAATAAAAAAACCTTTTTTATTCCTAATAATAAAGTATTTATTAATAAAATTAATAAAGAAGAACAAAAAGTTTATTTTAATATTATTGAAGGATTAATTAATAATGACTAA
- a CDS encoding KH domain-containing protein: protein MYVTLLERLIEPILLDKICEVEIRELVEKNHYDLILMVPKSLISVLIGKKGNTIRALSTIIESKAYLENNTIKLVINEF, encoded by the coding sequence ATGTATGTAACATTGTTAGAACGTTTAATTGAACCAATTTTACTTGATAAAATTTGTGAAGTTGAGATTCGCGAATTAGTAGAAAAAAATCACTATGATTTAATATTAATGGTACCAAAATCATTAATATCAGTATTGATTGGTAAAAAAGGAAATACTATTCGTGCATTATCAACAATTATTGAAAGCAAGGCATATTTAGAAAACAATACTATTAAATTAGTAATTAATGAGTTTTAA